In Candidatus Sulfurimonas marisnigri, a single genomic region encodes these proteins:
- a CDS encoding NAD(P)H-dependent oxidoreductase, which translates to MKNDFLKSMDFRHACKVFDETKKISNEDINYILECGRKSPSSFGMEAWKFLVITNKELKAKLKPECWNQAQITTCSHLVVVLAGIESAKLESGLPKKRFSRRKMKKEMLDMYLSIYSEHLKKTLSSDENIYAWTSKQTYIAAGNMMSAAAFIGIDSCPIEGFDKDRVEEILKLDTTKYQVSMLLPFGYRINEQSTQVRLPFKKVVEFID; encoded by the coding sequence ATGAAAAATGATTTTTTAAAATCTATGGACTTTAGACACGCTTGCAAAGTTTTTGATGAAACAAAAAAAATATCTAATGAAGATATAAACTATATTTTAGAGTGTGGCAGAAAGTCACCATCTTCTTTTGGTATGGAGGCGTGGAAGTTCTTGGTTATAACAAATAAAGAGTTAAAAGCTAAGCTAAAACCAGAGTGCTGGAACCAGGCGCAAATAACTACATGTTCTCATTTAGTGGTAGTGTTGGCGGGAATTGAGTCTGCAAAATTAGAGTCAGGCTTACCAAAAAAACGGTTTTCTAGAAGAAAGATGAAAAAAGAGATGTTGGATATGTATCTTAGTATCTACTCAGAACACCTAAAAAAGACTCTAAGCAGTGATGAAAACATCTATGCGTGGACATCAAAACAGACATATATAGCAGCTGGTAATATGATGAGTGCTGCAGCATTTATTGGTATAGACTCGTGTCCTATTGAGGGTTTTGACAAAGATAGAGTTGAAGAGATTTTAAAACTTGATACTACGAAGTATCAAGTATCTATGCTTTTGCCTTTTGGATATAGAATTAATGAACAGTCGACACAAGTTAGACTCCCCTTCAAAAAGGTAGTAGAGTTTATAGACTAA